The DNA sequence GGGTGGGTGTGTTAATCTGTTAGGGTCGGTCTAAGTGAGCCTGTTTTCTGGGGATTATTTAGCTCTACTGCTAAGGCATAACACTTCTGGGGTTTCCACTGAATATGTGGGGTGATCAACAAAGACTTAACTCTTAACTGGTGGCAGCTTGAATGTTTCTCTGCCCTGGGTGAGCCCCAAGAATTTTTATCAGTTGATTGTTCTTTTTCACACAGTCTTACTGAGTTTTAAAGGACCCCTGTGCAAAGAAGCCCCACCccccaattttttgttttgttttgcaaggCTCACTCCTTTCTAGAACTCTGCTTTGCAACTAGCTACCTCAGCCCTCTTGTACTCCTGTCTCTGTCCCCACTCAGTGAGGCCATTGAGCTCTACTGGAGATTCCCCTCTCTGAATTATGGTCTGGAATCTTCCTTCAGGTAGAAATCCAGGGAGGGCATAGACTCCACCTCGTTTGTTTACCTTACCTCAGGAATCCTAGTCTTAGATTATCTGTTGCCTAATATCTGAAAACAACTAGTTCATATGTTGTAGTTATCTCATTGTTTATGGTGGGAGTGTAATTTCAGTTAGCTTATCTTGTTTGGAAGAGAAACCTTTCACTGGCATTTTAATCAAGTTttgagaaggagaggaggagttCCATGCAGATGGTCAGTTGACTGTACTTAACTAGAATTCCTAGACTCCTGAGATGTATTTAAACCTCACACTTAATAAACATGTGCTTTTATGACACAGCAAGCATCTCATGCATaattatgttaaaaaataaaaaatatcatgcTATTCACAAAATAGGATTTTATGCAAAACGTTAACCTATAATGTCTCCCAGGTATAGGACATGGCCTTGAAATCATGcaatagggctggaggcatggctcaagaggtagagctcctgcctagcaagtgtgaggccctgagttcaaaccctagtactgtcaaaaaccaCAGCAACAAAAATTGAAGTTGTGTCTTTGTTGCTGTCAGTATATTCCTGCACCGGTATGCAGCCTTTCTCAGCGATAATGTAATGATGTAAGGGGGCCTTTCCTGAGGGTGTGGTCTGGGACCCCTAGATAGGTCCAGCCTCAGGTGCCCTCCTTGACCAATAGCCTCTTTGGACCACCCTTCAGACTCTGGCTTAATCTTTGCAGTGTGTCCACTGGGCCTTGGAGTTGGGAACCAGCCAGAGGGTGTAGGTAaataggaagggaggaaggcacACCCTTTCCCAGAGTGCCCCTCTCCATTCACCAGTCTCACCCATGACCTTGTGAAGTGAGCCAGGCAACACAGCCAGAGGGTTGCCACCTGCTTAGGAGCTGTTAGGCTCATATCAGCTGCCTCAGAAGTGACCAGGGCTACATCTTCAACTCCTTCCCCAGGTGGACATCGAGCAGCTGGATCCCCGTGGTCGGACTCCCCTGCACCTGGCCACCACACTGGGGCACCTGGAGTGTGCTCGTGTGCTCCTGGCGCATGGTGCAGACGTGGGCAGGGAGAATCGCAGTGGCTGGACAGGTGAGCACTTTTGCTTGCCCCAGCTCCACAGCCATGGTGCCCTAAAGCATCAGGTACTCATCTGGGGTTGGCTGAAGGGTCCTGCCCTGTGACATTGCCTCCCATCCCCCAGTGCTGCAGGAGGCTGTGAGTACCCGGGACCTGGAGCTGGTGCAGCTGGTGCTGAGGTACCGGGACTATCAGAGGGTGGTGAAGCGACTGGCGGGCATCCCCGTGCTCCTGGAGAAGCTACGCAAGGTGAGGCTcagcctcctgcctcccactggGGCCCTGCGCCCTGTTTCTAGGGTGGGCTCAACCCCTCTCCTTGTCATCCTCCAGGCCCAGGACTTCTACGTGGAGATGAAGTGGGAGTTCACAAGCTGGGGTAAGAGGGGTTGGACAGGGCCTCTCTGACCTGGGGGCTTTCATACTTGCTATCCCCCTGCCCGAGCACTGTCCCATTTGCCCTTCATGGGGCTCCTTTTCATCTCTTAGCTCTCGGCTCAATGCTGCCTCCTCAGCTGGGCCTTTCCATATGCCCCAGATACTGTCTTGCTTCTGCTATTTGGTCTTTGACTCTGTAATGATTTGCTTGTTTACTGCCTGTCAGCCCTTGCTAGGAGGTAAGCTCTACTGCCCTGTCCTATTCGATGTTGTGTTCCTTGGGACTGGAATAATGCCTGGCATTTAGtagctgctcaataaatacttgttgaaagcACGGATGGGAGGTTGAGCGAATGAATTAGCACATGGTGGGTACCATACACAGTGGCCGAGACATGCCTGTCACAAAGCTCAGGCTGCTTACATCTGAGGGGATGCTCTCCCATCAGTTCCCTCGCCCTTTCCTGGCCACACCACTGACCCAATTCCTATGTCCTGAGCTGGCCAGGCTGCGTGGGCCAGGCAAACTGAAGCCACCTCTGACCTCCACTTCCACCCAGTGCCCTTGGTGTCCAAGATCTGCCCTAGTGACACCTACAAAGTGTGGAAGAGCGGGCAGAACTTGAGGGTAGACACCACGCTCCTGGGCTTTGACCACATGACATGGCAGCGAGGGAACCGCAGCTTCGTCTTCAGGGGCCAAGGTCAGGCAGGCAGGAGgaggggcagggcagggaggaCAGGAGACAGTCCCATGCCACCCTGACCCCCTGTGCTGTTCCACGGCTGGCAGACACGAGTGCCGTGGTCATGGAAATTGACCACGACCGCCGGGTGGTGTACACAGAGACCCTGGCTCTGGCCGGGCAGGACCGGGAGCTGCTGCTGGCTGCTGCCCAGCCCACTGAGGAGCAGGTGCTGAGCCGGCTCACCGCGCCTGTCGTCACCACGCAGCTGGACACCAAGAACATCTCCTTTGAGAGGTGAGTGGGCGTGGCCTGGCCAGCCTGGAGCCAACCTGGTGGGTGCCCATGTCACCTGGATTGCTTTACCTCATCAGGAACAAGACCGGCATCCTGGGCTGGCGCAGTGAGAAGACAGAGATGGTGAATGGATATGAAGCCAAGGTGAGACTGAAGTTCCCGAGGCTGGAGCTGCCCACACATTTGGCTACAGTGAGCTGGACGGGGGCTCCCGACTAGCCTTCTCCAGCCTTGAAGGCTCAGAGCAGCacggaggaaagggaaggaattcaCTGAGTGCGTACTGTATTCCTGCCCAAGGCACCATTCCGATACGTCCTACGGGTGTGTGGATTTCTGTGCATACACACTCATAGCAATGCTGTATCCCCCTCTTGCAAATGCATAGTGAGACTTCATGGCCTCCCATTTAGTCTCTACTACCATACCAAGCAGGGATCATTGGTCCATTTTTCTGATGAGGAAACGGTGGCTTGGAGTGGTTCGGTGAACTTGTGCAGTCATTGTAAGTAGGGGTCAGACTCTGGCTGCTTGATTCTAAAGCCAGCCATTACCCTCAAGAAGACTGTCACTGAGGAACCCCACCCTGCCCAGCACATGCTCCGCTGACCATTGAAGGAACTGACAGAGGCTGCAAGGCTCTGTATGTGTGTCTCCTGGAACCCTTCCCTGGCTCTCCATGCTGGGGTAAGCCACTGTGGCACCCTCACCGTACTGAGTTACAATTATCCCATAGTCTTGTCTCCGAATAGAATGTGACTCTTATGAGGGCAGGGTCACCACTGGACCCCTGATGCCCACCTCAAAGTATGGCTTGGAAAGGCAtctcaaaaaaatgtttgtgGAGTGAGGCTgaggatgttgctcagtggttgagcacttgcctaatgtGTGAGAGGctctggattcagtccccagcactgcaaaaaagtttgttgaatgaataagtgaatgaatgacttGATATAATTACTTGCCGAAAGGCCTGGAAACTGGAGCAAAGATCCCCTCCAGGGCCTTTTCTTGCAGGGAGTGTTGACCATTCCCTTGGGTGGAGGTACTAGAGCTGTCTCTGAGCCCCTTCCTCTCTGTTCCCAGGTGTATGGGGCATCTAATGTGGAGCTTATCACTCGGACTCGGACAGAGCATCTTTCGGAACAGCACAAGGGCAAGGTCAAAGGTAATGAGGCCAGGGAGAGATGCTGCAGAACTGGAGGAACCAGCTCCCACTCCAGTGCCCCATCGGCCTTTTGCAACCCAGCAAGACCCAGTATGGCTTATTCAGGCAAACAGAGTTCAGTTCACAGGCTCTGCACCTGCCACGGTTACTGCTAAGAAGATCCCTAGGGCTCATTTGGGCTCTGTGGAAAGGCATGCTACAATCGATTACTAATGTCAGGGAAATGTCATGCGTGCCATTTATCTGCTCTTCTAGTCAGACATAAGCTGGATAGAAAGCCAGGGAACCCTGCCACTAAGTCTCCGCCCATGTGTGACACACCTGATTTTCTGGGCATCATTTAACCTGTCTCTGGTGAAACACTTAACTACTACCTTAACGGGGACAAACGAAGTCATTAATGTACCTGGAGGGAAACACACATGCATACCCCCAAACTTGCTTAACACACGCAGGTGTTTTACTGTCCAATGTCACCAACCTGGAGAGTGGTATTTTGGAACGTTTCTCCTGAGCCCTAAGCCTTCTTTTATTCCAGCTATGCTTGCAGTGGTCTGGGCCCTGCCCCTTGAGACCTCAGTTACCCTTAGATGAAGGTGCCTGAGGATGTGGTGTGGGTGATCAGCCTCCTCCCTAAGCCTCACTTCTGATGATGTGCCCACGTGTCCCCTGAGTTGCCATATTTCTTCTAGGCTGTAAGACGCCTCTGCAGTCCTTCCTGGGAATTGCTGAGCAGCATGGGGGCCCCCAGAATGGGGTGAGTGTGTGCCAGGCATGTCACTGCAGAGTGGCAGGGATGTGGCTCAGGAGACTTGGGAGGTGTCCTGCTTAGCATGGCCTATGTGGACCTCCTTTCCACAATGACCAAGGCCACATCAGCTCCACTGGCAGTGGAGAGAGTTGGAGACCCTGTGGTTCCAAGTGGCTGCCTGGCATCGGAGACTGAGAATGGCTCCTGGCCTCTCTCCATGTGGTACAGACCCTGATCACTCAGACCCTGAGCCAAGCGAATCCCACTGCCATCACTGCAGAAGAATACTTCAACCCCAACTTTGAACTTGGTAACCGGGACATGGGCCGTCCCATGGAACTGACCACCAAGACACAGAAGTGAGGCTCCCTGCTCCTGCTCGGGAGGGGTGGGCAGGACTGGGGCTCCAAGAGGTGCTGGGAGGCCATGGCTTCCTGCAGCATCCCTTACCTGTTGGAATCTGGGGGGCAGGTTCAAGGCCAAGCTGTGGCTGTGTGAGGAGCATCCCCTGTCCCTGTGTGAGCAGGTGGCCCCCATCATTGACCTCATGGCTGTCAGTAATGCACTTTTTGCCAAGCTCCGGGACTTCATCACTCTGCGTCTGCCTCCTGGCTTCCCAGTGAAGATTGGTGAGAACAACtgccacacacgcacacacatgcacacgcgcacacacacgccaCTGTTTCCCTCAgctctttattttttggggggagagggggtaGGAGAGGAGGAGGGTGTTACGGGGTTTAGATGAGGTCAGGGCAGTGGCCCTGAGGTGTGAGGGAGTGGATGGTGGTACCTGATGGTTTCCTCATCCTCAGAAATCCCGATCTTCCACATCCTCAATGCCCGCATCACCTTTGGAAACCTCAATGGCTGTGATGAGCCGGTGCCATCGGTGCGAGGCAGCCCCAGCAGCGAGACCCCTTCCCCAGGCAGTGACTCCTCCAGTGTCAGCAGCTCCAGTTCTACCAGTGAGACTCTTCACTCCCCTCCAAGCCCCCTCAGAGCTCAACTTGATTTCCCTCCTTAATACCCTAGGGTGCCCTGGGACAGGGGTGGGCCCACCTGTACCTGACCCTCAGCCCTGCACTCCTAGCCTCCTGCCGTGGTTGCGAGATCTCCCCCGCATTGTTCGAGGCTCCACGTGGCTACAGCGTGCTAGGCGGCCAGCGAGAAGCGGTGACCCGCGAGGATGAGGACGACTTGTTGCAGTTCGCCATCCAGCAGAGCCTGCTTGAGGCGGGCAGTGAGTATGACCAGGTGTGTCCCTGATGCCACGCTGGGCCTTGCAAGTGCAGGGATGCACGACTAACAGGATCCTCCCTCCAGGTCACAATCTGGGAGGCGCTAACCAACAGCAAGCCAGGCACCCACCCAATGTCCTATGAGGGTCGCCAACAGGACAGGTCAGTGGCTGCTAGGCCGAAGAGGACTTAGAGACGCCTGTGCACTTCCCCATCCCCAGCACGCGTACTGATACACCCCCTCGTACCCCAGCATACTGGGTGAAGACCATAGAGCCCTGCTAGGCCTAGAGCCATAGTGCCCTCAGGAGGACCCCCCCATCTGGCATGATGATGGCTCCTACCACTGCCCTTTCCTGGTGCTGCTCAGTGGCAAGTGCTCCCAAGGCAGGCAGAGAGCAGGGAGCCAGGCCTCTGGGTGTTCAGACCCTCACCAGACAGGATGTCAGGGGCAGGCTCTGCCACCACTGGGTGGGCCCAGGGCAGCCCCAGAGCCTCCCTTAGAGGGTGTCAGGACTGCTCTGCCGAGGGCCTCCACGCAGTCTCCCGCCCTAGCGCAGAGCAGGTGCACAGGGAGCGCTCTACAAATCCTCCCTGCCCCCAGGAGCGCCCCACCCACGCCGCAGCGGCAGCCCGCACCCCCTGCGAGGGTGCCCAGTCCTCGGCCCAGCCAGGGCCGGGGCTCCAGTGGCCACGTGTTTCGGAGTTACGACGAGCAGCTGCGGCTGGCCATGGAACTGTCGGCTCAGGAGCAGGAGGAGCGGCGGCGGCGCGCGCGCCAGGAGGAAGAGGAACTGGAGCGCATTCTGCGGCTCTCGCTGACCGAACAGTAGCGCCCCCTGCTGGGCCTCTCGTCAGTCTCCACGCACGACCAGACCCGGACCCGAGAGAGACGGCCCGGCCCACGCACCTGCCGACTCTGGTTCCATCTACTCGGGGATGCAGCGGCGCACCGGACACAAGACAGGGTGGGGTTTGACATGGGTAACTTTCCAGGCCAGGGCCCTGGAGGCAACTGGCACAGCCGGACGGGTCCCCCTGCTTTGCTGTATCCTGACCCCTAATCCGCTCCTCTGGGCTCTGATCTAAGGGCGGAGTAGGTGGTCCTGAAGGGGCAATCCTTAGGAGGAGCATTGTCCCCATCTCTGGCTCCTTCTGGCCGGTTCTCCTTTCTGCTCACTGACCCCACTCCAGGACACTGCCCCTGAAAGCCTTTGCATCTCTGCTCTACCCTTGGGAGGCAGCTGAGCTCTCGTGCTGTGTCGCTGCTTTGTCCCAGACACAAACCAGCACGTCAAAGGcccagcccctcccccatcccGGCATTTCAGCGTCAAGTGCACTTAGCGGGGTGCCCggctcccccaacccccacaccTGTCCTGGGTCTCAGGGTGTCCCAGCTTCTCCTTGGGCATCCAGAAGTTGGAGTCCCTGTCCccaaggcacttttttttttttttttttttctgatcaggGAGTGTATCCAAGGTGTCCCCCTGGCCTGAGCAAGGCCCGACTTCCTCATGGTGccttggagtgtgtgtgtggtggggcatATTGGGCTGGGAGCAAGCACTAGACCCGACACAAAACTGACTACAAAGGGGTTGCCCAGGGCCCTGGCACCACTACCCACCCCTTCCCACCAGCTGCTGCTAGCCCTCTGTGGTTGTGCATCCCTCTTGCCCCCACTCCGGGGGCTTACTCTAAAACCCTTCATCCAATGGTGCTAACCCCCGGCTCTCCTTGCCCCATCTCACCCATCCAGAGAAGCACAGACCCGCCAGGGGCAGGGGCCACTGCACACCCTTGTCCATAGCCTCTCTAGGACTGGCCTTCCCAGCCCAGCCAGCGAGGCTCAGAAGGGACACAAAAAGGGGACAGAAGAAAAgagcaacaaagagaaattgtTCCTCCCACTCCCTTCCCTGATGCCAGGGGCACCAGACTGATTCTGAGGCACAATAAAAGAGACTTCAAACCGGAGACTTTTCCTACCTGACTTTACTGGGGAGGAATGCCCCTGTTGGGTGGGAATTGGGGGTCGTAGTATGTGGACAGCTCTGGGATAAGAGGCTGCCTGGTGGGTCCTGAGCTCAGGGTTGCATTTCCTAGGTTCCCCAGGATTTGCAGAGGCTGGGGGCTCTCACTGTCACCCATGCAGGAAGCACAGACTTAAACTTagcaaaaatatttcattcattgtTTTCCTCAGTCAAGGCCACCGAAGAGGGCTGTGTGTGCGTGTATTTGCTTCCTCATGCCAGTTCTGAGATTCATCGGGCCGGGGCTGTTTCCAGGAAGCTGCCCTTTCTGGCGGTGGAAAGGGAGAGAGCTCTCTGCCATAGACTGCTGGGTGTAGCCAGGCATGTGCATGGGTCCGCAGAACTGGGTGCCGCCCGTCTTCTTTACCACTCAGCGTGGCAGAATCAAGTGAGCTGATTAGAACCGTTGTGATTTTCCCCAGTGTGGGGAGACGGTCGAAGTGTCATCCCTTTGAGGTCAAGTCCAAGCTCCCCAACGTCCCCAAGCATCGCGCTAACACTAAGCACTTCCCCTGAGCTGGGCGAGGACAAAAGGGGACACCACCTCGCCATGCAGCACCATTGCTGAGGCCGCGTTATCTCGGGCCTGCCTAGGCCCTCTCCTGTCAAGCCCGGGACCAGGCACACAGCCTGGGCCCTGCCAGACAGACCCAGGTCTCCCCTATGCTCTGTTAGTCCAGGACTTCCGCGGGGAACGGAGTTTCCATCCCAGTCCCGCCCCCCCGACCCCAAC is a window from the Castor canadensis chromosome 11, mCasCan1.hap1v2, whole genome shotgun sequence genome containing:
- the Ankrd13b gene encoding ankyrin repeat domain-containing protein 13B isoform X4 produces the protein MIPANASARKGPEGKYPLHYLVWHNRYRELEKEVRAGQVDIEQLDPRGRTPLHLATTLGHLECARVLLAHGADVGRENRSGWTVLQEAVSTRDLELVQLVLRYRDYQRVVKRLAGIPVLLEKLRKAQDFYVEMKWEFTSWVPLVSKICPSDTYKVWKSGQNLRVDTTLLGFDHMTWQRGNRSFVFRGQDTSAVVMEIDHDRRVVYTETLALAGQDRELLLAAAQPTEEQVLSRLTAPVVTTQLDTKNISFERNKTGILGWRSEKTEMVNGYEAKVYGASNVELITRTRTEHLSEQHKGKVKGCKTPLQSFLGIAEQHGGPQNGTLITQTLSQANPTAITAEEYFNPNFELGNRDMGRPMELTTKTQKFKAKLWLCEEHPLSLCEQVAPIIDLMAVSNALFAKLRDFITLRLPPGFPVKIEIPIFHILNARITFGNLNGCDEPVPSVRGSPSSETPSPGSDSSSVSSSSSTTSCRGCEISPALFEAPRGYSVLGGQREAVTREDEDDLLQFAIQQSLLEAGSHNLGGANQQQARHPPNVL
- the Ankrd13b gene encoding ankyrin repeat domain-containing protein 13B isoform X5 encodes the protein MIPANASARKGPEGKYPLHYLVWHNRYRELEKEVRAGQVDIEQLDPRGRTPLHLATTLGHLECARVLLAHGADVGRENRSGWTVLQEAVSTRDLELVQLVLRYRDYQRVVKRLAGIPVLLEKLRKAQDFYVEMKWEFTSWVPLVSKICPSDTYKVWKSGQNLRVDTTLLGFDHMTWQRGNRSFVFRGQDTSAVVMEIDHDRRVVYTETLALAGQDRELLLAAAQPTEEQVLSRLTAPVVTTQLDTKNISFERNKTGILGWRSEKTEMVNGYEAKVYGASNVELITRTRTEHLSEQHKGKVKGCKTPLQSFLGIAEQHGGPQNGTLITQTLSQANPTAITAEEYFNPNFELGNRDMGRPMELTTKTQKFKAKLWLCEEHPLSLCEQVAPIIDLMAVSNALFAKLRDFITLRLPPGFPVKIEIPIFHILNARITFGNLNGCDEPVPSVRGSPSSETPSPGSDSSSVSSSSSTTSCRGCEISPALFEAPRGYSVLGGQREAVTREDEDDLLQFAIQQSLLEAGSEYDQVTIWEALTNSKPGTHPMSYEGRQQDRCPRASLRGERSTNPPCPQERPTHAAAAARTPCEGAQSSAQPGPGLQWPRVSELRRAAAAGHGTVGSGAGGAAAARAPGGRGTGAHSAALADRTVAPPAGPLVSLHARPDPDPRETARPTHLPTLVPSTRGCSGAPDTRQGGV
- the Ankrd13b gene encoding ankyrin repeat domain-containing protein 13B isoform X3, which produces MIPANASARKGPEGKYPLHYLVWHNRYRELEKEVRAGQVDIEQLDPRGRTPLHLATTLGHLECARVLLAHGADVGRENRSGWTVLQEAVSTRDLELVQLVLRYRDYQRVVKRLAGIPVLLEKLRKAQDFYVEMKWEFTSWVPLVSKICPSDTYKVWKSGQNLRVDTTLLGFDHMTWQRGNRSFVFRGQDTSAVVMEIDHDRRVVYTETLALAGQDRELLLAAAQPTEEQVLSRLTAPVVTTQLDTKNISFERNKTGILGWRSEKTEMVNGYEAKVYGASNVELITRTRTEHLSEQHKGKVKGCKTPLQSFLGIAEQHGGPQNGTLITQTLSQANPTAITAEEYFNPNFELGNRDMGRPMELTTKTQKFKAKLWLCEEHPLSLCEQVAPIIDLMAVSNALFAKLRDFITLRLPPGFPVKIASCRGCEISPALFEAPRGYSVLGGQREAVTREDEDDLLQFAIQQSLLEAGSEYDQVTIWEALTNSKPGTHPMSYEGRQQDRSAPPTPQRQPAPPARVPSPRPSQGRGSSGHVFRSYDEQLRLAMELSAQEQEERRRRARQEEEELERILRLSLTEQ
- the Ankrd13b gene encoding ankyrin repeat domain-containing protein 13B isoform X1 → MIPANASARKGPEGKYPLHYLVWHNRYRELEKEVRAGQVDIEQLDPRGRTPLHLATTLGHLECARVLLAHGADVGRENRSGWTVLQEAVSTRDLELVQLVLRYRDYQRVVKRLAGIPVLLEKLRKAQDFYVEMKWEFTSWVPLVSKICPSDTYKVWKSGQNLRVDTTLLGFDHMTWQRGNRSFVFRGQDTSAVVMEIDHDRRVVYTETLALAGQDRELLLAAAQPTEEQVLSRLTAPVVTTQLDTKNISFERNKTGILGWRSEKTEMVNGYEAKVYGASNVELITRTRTEHLSEQHKGKVKGCKTPLQSFLGIAEQHGGPQNGTLITQTLSQANPTAITAEEYFNPNFELGNRDMGRPMELTTKTQKFKAKLWLCEEHPLSLCEQVAPIIDLMAVSNALFAKLRDFITLRLPPGFPVKIEIPIFHILNARITFGNLNGCDEPVPSVRGSPSSETPSPGSDSSSVSSSSSTTSCRGCEISPALFEAPRGYSVLGGQREAVTREDEDDLLQFAIQQSLLEAGSEYDQVTIWEALTNSKPGTHPMSYEGRQQDRSAPPTPQRQPAPPARVPSPRPSQGRGSSGHVFRSYDEQLRLAMELSAQEQEERRRRARQEEEELERILRLSLTEQ
- the Ankrd13b gene encoding ankyrin repeat domain-containing protein 13B isoform X2, which encodes MIPANASARKGPEGKYPLHYLVWHNRYRELEKEVRAGQVDIEQLDPRGRTPLHLATTLGHLECARVLLAHGADVGRENRSGWTVLQEAVSTRDLELVQLVLRYRDYQRVVKRLAGIPVLLEKLRKAQDFYVEMKWEFTSWDTSAVVMEIDHDRRVVYTETLALAGQDRELLLAAAQPTEEQVLSRLTAPVVTTQLDTKNISFERNKTGILGWRSEKTEMVNGYEAKVYGASNVELITRTRTEHLSEQHKGKVKGCKTPLQSFLGIAEQHGGPQNGTLITQTLSQANPTAITAEEYFNPNFELGNRDMGRPMELTTKTQKFKAKLWLCEEHPLSLCEQVAPIIDLMAVSNALFAKLRDFITLRLPPGFPVKIEIPIFHILNARITFGNLNGCDEPVPSVRGSPSSETPSPGSDSSSVSSSSSTTSCRGCEISPALFEAPRGYSVLGGQREAVTREDEDDLLQFAIQQSLLEAGSEYDQVTIWEALTNSKPGTHPMSYEGRQQDRSAPPTPQRQPAPPARVPSPRPSQGRGSSGHVFRSYDEQLRLAMELSAQEQEERRRRARQEEEELERILRLSLTEQ